A window of Leptolyngbya sp. FACHB-261 genomic DNA:
AAAGCTTCTGCTACAGCTCAGTGTACGAAGCTTGCCAAAGTGGATTCTGAACTGTCTGGAGCAAGGCGGAACTTTGTTGAGCTGGCTAAAGAAAAAAAACCAGTTCTTGAGCTAGCTGAGACTAGATCTCAAATCCTCGGAGCAACGCGAGTTCTTGAGGTAGCAAAGGCTAGCTCTGTGATCAAAAATACGGTCCAGCTTCTCGATCGCGCTTCGATGTCCTTAGCTATATGTAGAGGTTTTACAAAGGCTTCTGATATGCCTAATCCTGAACGAGCTTTAGCAAGGTTTGATATCCCAGGCATTGAGGAAGTGCTCTCGATGCCTGGTTTGGAACGGACTCTAGCGGCACTTGCTAAGCCTATCAGGACCGAGCAGATTTTTTCTTCCCCAGGGAGAAGGGTACAGGTACGCTCTGTCCCTGGTCATTTAAAGGTGGAAGAGAACAGGAGTGGAGAAACTCCTGTCACGTATCTTAATTCTGTAGATGAGAAAGCCTTATCGCGAATCTTTACCGCTATATGGTCCCTAAGGGCTAAATGCAACGAGGCTTCTAGAATTTCTGGTGGACCGGAGATCTTTAAACCGACAACGAGAAATAGTCTTGAACCGGTTGAAAGGTTACAGAAATTTTGTGAAGATAAAATGTCTTTTGCAGTTCTTGTAGACGATCTTTATTTTATTTTTTACGAGGGCGCAGGAAAAGATAATTTACGTTTCTTGCAGGAGAACGGGGGTTCCCTTGATAAAACTGATTGCGAATTCATCTGGTGCATTAAGTACCTCAGAAATAAGTGGTTGCGCCACGATCCTGATCATGGAAAAGAGGCAAAAATTCAGAGCGACTGGAGCAAAATCCAAGTCGAGCTAAACTGGCTTGGCCTAATGAAATCTCCTATTGATGCAGATCACTTTCGCCATTTAAATTTGCGTCTACTGCAAGAAGCAGAAGCTTTTTTGAACAAGCTTCTTGAGAGAATGGCTAAAGGATAGAGCAAAATCTAGCAGTGGCTCAGCTAGAAGATTTAGCTGAGCCACTGCTAGATTTTGCCGATGCTACCGACTTAGTGAACTGGTTGCAGACTGCGCAGGCTCAAGAATCAGGCTAGCGCCTATCGCGTCGATTCCAGCTTGCGGAGCCGCTCTCGCAGTTCCAGCTCCTCACTACTCACAATCTCTTCTAAGTTGGCAACTCGCTGCTCTAAGGCTTCAGGCAAAGCCAAACTACTTTCAGAACGCTTATTAGTAGAACGCCAGACTAAAGCTGTACTGATTGCTGTGCCAACCACAATCGTGGAAGGCAACGCCACACTGTTCTTAACAGGCCCGAAGATTAGACTCAGAGCCAGCATTCCGGTTCCATAGGCCCAAATCTTTTGGGTAGCAGCAAGCCGAACATCTTTGGGCTCTTTCGCGTGTTTGCCAGCCATAAAGCTACCTGAGTACTGGATCCGTTCTAATCCTGTCAGGAAGCTCTCAAACACTGAATCACCCGACTGGGTGAGCCAAAGGCACAAAATCTAGAGACAAGCTGGAGCGAAACTGATACCTACTCACTGTTTAATCGCTACCCATTTGACCTCTCCCAACTTCCCCTTGCTAACTAAGCAGGAGAGGTGCCGTAGGCGGTGAGGTAAGTTTTTATTCGTCAAGCTGTCACCGTGCGGAGAGAGGTAGCTCTAGGGTGAAACAAGTTTGACTCGCGCTGCTCCTCACTCGGATAGAGCCGTTGAGACGGTGGACGAGTTTCTGGACCAGTGCCAGCCCCAGCCCAGTTCCCCCTTGTCGCCAAGGGTCAGTGCTAGGAACGCGATAGAACTTCTCCCAGATATGACCTAGTTCAGAGGCAGGAATCTCTACCCCTGAGTTAATCACCTGGATCTGAATGTTGCTTGAGCTAAGCCGGACTCGAAGAGTGATTCGTTCTCCTGGGGGCGTGTACTTGCAGGCATTATTCAATAACTCGGTCAGAATTCGCTCTAGGGACGAGGAGTCACAGATCAGTGGTGGAAGGTGGTCAGGTAAATCAACGAGCAGAGCCTGCTGGCGCTTTTGGACTCGCTCCTCGAAGGGGAAAATTATTTGGCGCAACCAGTTCTGAAGCTGAATTGGGGCCAGAACTAAAGGTTCAGAGTCTGACTCCAATCGTTGCAGGTCGAGGAGGGTGTTGATAAGGTTTATTTCTCGCTTACACTCATCTTGCAAAACTTCGAGGTACCTACTTACTTTGTGCTTGTCTACCTCTGTCTGATCTGTCCCAGAAGAAGCTGAGCCTTTCCGCTCTAGGGTGGCCTTGAGCATCTCAATAGCCATTCTCATGTTGGTGATGGGAGTGCGTAGCTCGTGAGAAACCGTGCTCAGAAAGTCATCTTTGAGTTGATTAAGCTTTCTAAGTTCTGCCACATTGCTGTGGAGAGCCTGTTCTGCTTGTTTACGCTGAGTAATGTCTTGAAAATAGACAGACAAACCTTGACGGGCCGGGTAGGCATGGACTTCAAACCAACGGTTAAGGGGAGTGTAGAACTCCTCAAAGGCAACGCTGATCCGTTGTGAAACTACCCGCTCATACTGCTGATAAACAGACAGCCCCATTGCCTCAGGAAATGTTTCCCAGATATTCTTGCCCATCAATTCGTTCTGGCTTCTCTGCAACAATTGCTCTGCTTGCGGGTTGAGATAAGTAAATCTCCACTCATCATCAAGAGCAAAGAAAGCATCGGTAATGCTTTCGAGAATGTCAGTAATTTGCTGATTTGCGGCTAGCAACAGTGCTTCATTGCGCCGACGCTCCGCCAGCTCTGCTCGTCGTTCAGCCCTACTCTGCAACTCCCGCCGGACTCGCTCTTGGTAATGCGCAAAAAACTCAGCTAGACCTGGTTCATCAGCCACCAAGGCTCCTAGATGATCTTTCACTCGCTGGTCGGCTTCATAGACCAATTGGGGGTGAGCCTCCACCCAGCCATGGCACATCTTGACATAGGTGATGAATACCACCAAGTGCTGGTAGTTTAGAGACCCGAGCAAGCGTCCCAATTCTCTTCGACAGCGCTCAGCTTCCTCTCGCTCCAGCCAGATCCAGATGGCACAAGCCAGTAAGCTTGCTTCAAGTTCTGAATTCGCTGCTGGCCAAAGCGATAGGATGTCCGATTTGCACTCCAGCACTTGCAGATGTTGCTCAATATCTGTTTCTGTTGGTGGCGGTGCTTCCAGGAGAGCTAGCACCTCTTGAGCCTTCATACTCAAAGGGCGCAGGACGCAACTGTGGCAGACCACACAGTATGGAACTGTGCAATAGCGCGAGAGGTAGGCAAAGAGCTTTTCCTTAAACAGGGCAGGCAGAGGGTTGTTCAAATAGGCAAACAGCGTTTGTTGCCAGAGATTTTCCAGCACCTCAGGGTTTTGAAAGGCTGGCTCGAAGAAAGGGGGGACAAAGCCAGATCGAGCCTTAATTTCCGCCTGAATTTGCTCGCTGGTCCGCATTGAGGGCAAGGGTAGGAGGAGGAAGGGTTCACACTTGCGCTCAGCATAATCCAGTAGCAAATGACTTGTAAGCCTTTGCCCGAATATCAAACGGCTTCGTGACCTAGGTTAAGGTCTCTAATGGTTTCAGGAGAGAAATACCCAGTTGACCTAGATCATCAACTAAACCTTGATGCTTGATGCCTTAATGCTTGATGGTGATGCGATAGAGGCAAAGCCTAAGCTTGAGCAATCCTCAGAGATCAGGAAAAACACTCTGGTAACACCAATTCTCCAAATGAGAGCTACCCATCAAAACCTCACCACCTATACGGCGAAGTTTAGCATTTCGCTAGGGCAACTGTTCTAGAACTCTACACAGAGGCAGCAAGTTTCAACTTTGTTGCTTAATGCTCATCCTGCCAAAGTCCAATCCCGTCATACAATCCCGGAGCCATCAAAAACACTTGGACCCAGAGAATATTGAACCACCAGTAAAGACCTTGAATGATATTGTCTTGACCGAATATGGACACCGTCAAAGCGTAGAGCACAATTGTCAGAACCAAACTGGCAACCGTTGAAACAATGCCTTTAAGCGGCTGAGCTAACTGCGCGAAAGGCCACATATTGAACTGCCAGAGCAACCCTAGCCCCACCGTTGTCCAAATTGCCGCAAAAGTTGGCCCTGTTGTGGTTGTAAATAAATCCAACCCAGCTTGCTTCAGGAACAGCGCCATAATCAGGGTGAGCAAAATTACCGCACCCGTGTGGATTAGCCCTAAACGAGGTTGCTCCAGATCTAGCTTACTGAGCGGCCAGCGCTCAAAGAAACTGCCGAAAACCGTTGAAGTTGGATACCAATACCAGGGGATGTAAAACGGCTGGAGACCCCAGATTTGAGGCAAGAAAGTGAGCGCTGGCGCAATGAAAAATACGGCGAAAAAGATATTGAGAAAGCCGCTGACCGGGTGCCAGTTACGCACTTTATCGGTGGTGACAATCGTATTGTCAAAAAAGAACAGACTGGCAGCCACCGCAATGATCGCCGTCTGTCCCCACAGCCCCGCAGGCGTATCCGCCAGATTGCCCTGACCAGAAATGTATTTCCAAACTTCTCCCGTCAGGTACGACAGAACCAACAGCACTGTCAAGTTAACGCTTCCCCGTCCCCAACGAGTCGTTGAAAAGCGGTCTCCAGGATAACCGTTCAACGAGAATCCCAAGTGCCACCACCAAACAAAAAAGATGGTGATATAGAGCAACTTCGACGTGACATCGAGCCGCAAAATGGGACCCAGCACGACATCAAAGATCAGACTAACCGCACCAATTACAGCGATAAACAGAATCCCTTTAAACGGCTGACTTTTCCAAAGGGATTGCCTGAGGGCGGAATTGCTAACACTCATTGATTTTCTCCTGCCCGCTTAATGCGTTCCTTTAATGAGCGGCTGAGGCTAGTCTGCGATTGGCTGTCCGCAGTTCAACCGACCGCCCCAACAACTCAACAGCAGTCTCCGCTGAGATTACCGGCGCAAAGAACGTGTTAATCCGTCGCAGTGCGGCAGGTTCATCTTCCTGGTTCTGGCAGGCACAGGCATCCCCAATCACGATGGGTAAGAAACCGTGGTCCCGCGCCGCTCGCGCATTGCCTTCAATGCACCAATCGAGATGAATGCCCGTGATTAGAAGGTTCCGAATGCCCCACCGACTTAGATAAAGCGGCAGAGTAGTGCCAATAAACGAGGACTGATGGGCAGTCTCAAAAAACTCAACATCATCCGGTCGTTTGAGCGATTTCAACTCATCTACCAATTCCCCGTCCCAGCGTTTTTGCTCCTCGCTCCAGTCACGGTAGGGCTCGTACCAGGTGCGATATTGAGCTTCATCAAAGACAGTTTTAGGGTAGCTTTGCCGAAACACGTCGTAACCAATCCAGAAGAACTTCGCGTCTGCGCTTCGTGCAGCCTCAGCGACTTTGATTGTGTTTTCCAAGCTCGGGCGTTCCCATTGTTTTTCCCGAGCCTGAGCCCCTTTAGGGCTGTAGAGACTATTGTTCTGGCTGATTGAAAGAAAGGCAGTTGGCTCCGCCAAAATCGCAGCCAGATCCAGGCTCTGCCATTGCGGATGGAGTTCAGGCAAAGGGGTTGCCAATTTCTGAGTGCCATTAGTGCTGAGTGGGGTAGTCTCAGAAGCTGGCCGTTTGAGTTGTGACATGGCTAATTCTTCTTACGAGTGTTGGGTGATTAGTATCAATTCAAAATTGAGCGCTCAATTTATAGATTGATCAGTGAAGGAAGTGCGGCTCCTAAAGCCAGGGATGACGAGGCGGATTCACGCCATTGAGGAAGTAATTACCAACCGCGTAGTATTTCCAACGCACCGGATCGTGCAGCGTATGAGCGCGGGCATTGCGCCAGTGACGGTCGTAGTTGTACTCCTGCAAAGTCGATTTAGTACCCGCCAATTCAAACAGCTTATTCGTTGCTAATAAAGCGGCTTCTGTGGCTAGCGCTTTAGCTTCGGCTACGGCAATAGAGGCTTCTACAACCTTGGCTTCCTCCAAGCCAGGGGCATAGGCGAGATCAATAAATTCACCTGCCCGGCGCAGCAGTCCCTCCGCTGCATGCACCTGAATCACGATGTTGCCCAGGTTATAGAGGGTGAGCGGGTCTTCGTAGCCATGCTCCTGATTGCTGTCCACCCAGGGGCGAGTGTAATTGCGCACAAAATACAAAGTATCGCGCAGGGCTGCTTTGGCAATGCCCACATCTACAGCGGCCTGGATAATCTGAGCAACAGCACCCATTGGCGTCGCCCGTTCAAAGGCCAGATAGTGGGGAATCACATGGTCTGGTTTTACCTTGACGTTCTCCAAAATTGTGGTGCCGCTGGCTGTGGTGCGTTGGCCAAAGCTTGTCCAGTCATCCAACAGGGTCAAGCCTTCGGCATCCCGCTCGATAAAGGCAACCACTGTGCGACCCTCTTCATCAGCCGCAATAGTCGGAATCCAATGGGCTAACAGGGCTCCGGCAGAATAATATTTGCGCCCATTGAGTACGTAGCCATCGCTGGAACGGGTTAGCTTCGTCTGCACATCAGTGACAGATTTCGTGCCAATTTCTGAAAAGGCATTGCCAAATCGCTTACCTTGCAGCACCAGATCGAAGAAAAAGCGCTTCTGCTCTTCTGTCCCATCCAGGCGAATCGCTTCCACCATGTACAGGTGGTTCTGAGGAATTTGTCCCAAGCTGGGGTCAGCCTCAGAAACGATTTTGATCATTTCCGCTAGCGTGGCATTTGATACGCCTGCACCACCGTATTCTTTGGGCACAATGATGCCCCACAGCCCACTTTGCGAGAACTTTTTCACCTCTTCTAAAGGCAGGCGTCGCGTGCGATCTCGCTCAGAATCACCCTTCAGAAACTCAGCCGCAAGTTCCCTGGCAATCGTGATTGCCTCTTCGTCACTCTGAACGACATGGGCCTTGGGCTCAACCCCAATATTGACTAGAGTCGTCATCCTGGTACTTCCCTGTATTGTGGATTGCTTGATTATTTGTTTGCTGCTGACCGTTTGCACTCACTGGCCGTTTGCACTCACTGGCCGTTTGCGCTCATTGGGTATTCATTGCAGCACTAGTCATTGCAGCGATTTAGACAGACACTAACTCTTCAGCAGGACGGCGACGGGATTCTAACTGCCGGACTAATGGAATCACATCGCGGCCAAAAGCTGACAAGTCATCGGAGTAGTGCAGGAAGCCGCCCAAAATTAGATCCACACCCGCTTCATGGAATTTCTGAATCCGTTCAGCCACCTGTTCTTTGGTGCCAATTAATCCAGATCGGAAACCATCGTTGTACTGCACCAGATCTTCGAAGTTGGAGTTGGCCCACATGCCCACTTTCTCGCGAGTCGAAGAGCCAGCCTGTTTTACGGCTTCACCAAATCCTTCGACTGCTTCCTTATCAGCTTTAGCAATGATTTCGCGGAGTACTTCATGAGCTTCCTGCTCAGTATCCCGCACCAAAACAAAGGCATTCAGGCCAAATTTAATCTGACGTCCTTCCTCACGGGCCAAAGCAGAAACTTCTGCAACTTGCTCCCGCACACCATCGATTGTATTGCCGTTCATGAAATACCAATCGGAGACCCGACCGGCCATCCGTCGCGCTGCCTTAGAATTGCCCCCTTGAAAGATTTCCGGGTGCGGATTCTGATTCACGGGCCTGGGTTTCACCCAGCCGCCATTAATGCGATAGAAATCACCTTTAAAGTGGAACTCATCTTCAGTCCACAAGCCTTTGAGAACCCGAATAAATTCTTCCGAACGCCGATAGCGCTCATCGTGATCGAGCCAGGGTTCACCATAGATCGTGAATTCACCCTTGAACCAGCCACTGACCACATTTAGGGCAAATCGCCCTTTAGAAATGTAATCAATCGTGGCCCCCATCTTGGCAACGACACCCGGATGCCACAGCCCAGGGTGAACAGCAGCAATCAACTTCAGCTTCTTCGTCACTGATGCTAGCGCCGCCACGGTTGTCAGAGCTTCCAACTGGTACTCTGCGCCGTAACTAGCAATAAATCGGGCTTGTGCCAGGGCATAGTCAAAGCCCACTTCCTCAGCAGTTTGCGCCAACCAGGTGTTGTAGTCATAAGTCCAATCAGTATTCTGAGGAATTTTGCTGACTACCAACCCACCACTGACATTAGGAACCCAATAGGCAAACTTGACATCTACCATGACCCATCCTCCACGTTATAAACCGACTGATGATTCTCGGATTTATTTCTGATCCTTAAGAATTCCACCCAAAACAGTTAGGTATGCCGATGGAATTCTATTTAGAGACAGAGCAATCCACGAAAAGTCAATCAAGATAATGTGTTTTTCAGCTGGGAGGTAACTTAACACGGCACTTTTTGGAAAGCAAGTAACTTCTACTACATTTTTTGCTTGCTTTCTTTGAGGCTCACCGAACAGACAGTTCAATGAGCCAAATCGTGATTATTAGGCTTACTATGTAATTCTTCAAAAAAGTGGCAGATAGTCCCAATGAACCATCTGCCACACCTAGTGGAGGTTGGACAAAGCTATGGGATTGCTCGAACTAGCCGGCCTGAACTAGTTCTTTAGAAACTGGCTTAGCTCTTGTCATTGTTTTTACAAAGCCAGCCAGTGAATACTTCAGTAGATCAACTTCATCTACCAAGCAGGCATAGTCACATGTTCCCTTACGGAAAGCAAGTCTCCCCAACTACAATTGCACTGTTAAAAAAGTTAACAAAGAAGCTTGGGCCTGAATAAAATTTCTGAACAGGATTTCTGAATAGGGTTATAGATAAAGATAGGTTCAAACCTGACTCAGCCTCCTCAACAGTCAGGAGGGCAAAGCAGCTAGACAGCGCCTAGATTAGGTCAACCATCTATAGTTCAAGGCGTAGACGATGAAGCTCGTCGCCCCTGTGTTGTGGCTGGTTGCTAGTCTAGGAGCTACCACTGTGGCTGCCGCTGGTGTGCCCAGTTACCGCTCAGCCCTCTTAAGCCGCTTGGGGTTTCAGGCTGATCCTAGCCTCTGCCAAGACGCGGCTGGCATGGGCAATTACCTGAGCGTTGGTGGCAACCCCAATAGCTCGATTCAGGTCGGCATTGGTACCGCCGCAGGTAAAATGTCTTTGCTGCAATGTGCCAAGCCAGAAGTTGCAAAGTTGCTTCTGGCTCGGTCCGATTTGGATATTTACACAGCTTTATTTGAGGCAATTTCAACCTATAACAATCAAGCCAATGTTGAGAAGTTGCTCAAGCGCGGTGCCGATGTCAATCATCAGTTTCCAGACGGCAAAACACCGCTGCACCTTGTTAGCACAATAGGCATTGGTCAATTACTGGTTACCAATGGAGCCGAGATCAATGCTCTGGATCAAGAAGGGCAAACCCCCTTACACACTGCTGCCGCATACTCAACCAACCGCAATATCGTCAAACTACTCTTAGCCAAAGGTGCAACTGTAAACGCCAGAGATCGTCAGGGGAAAACCCCACTACACCTAGCAACCTCAAGTCCTCAGAATACAGAAACTGTCCGGCTGTTATTAGCCAACGGCGCGGAGGCAACTGCCAAAGATAAAGAAGGTAATACGCCCCTACACGGCGCATTCCGGCAAGATATCATTGCCTTACTGCTTGACAAGGGTGCGGACGCTCAGGCCAGGCGCAGAGATGGCAGAACACCGCTATCGCTGGCGGCGCAATATGCCTACCCAAATGCAGTCGAATTGTTGCTTTCACAGGGCGCAGATGTCAATGCTCAAGATGCCTACGGCATGACCCTGTTGCACTGGGCTGCTCGGGCTCCCAATCCCGGTGTGATCAAACTGCTGCTGGACAAAGGAGCCAATATCAATGCCCAGGATAAAAAAGGTAGAACGCCACTTCACACCGCAGCCGTTGCCAGTCCCTATAATACGCAAGAAGCGCTTGAATTACTGGTAAAAAATGGCGCTAATCTTCAGGCCAGAGACAAAGAGGGTAACACGCCAGCGCGTTTAGCTCGAAAGGCTAATTTCAGTGAGATTGTAAAATTTCTCAAGAACCACGGGGCACCCGAATGATTACACAAATCGGCATTGAATAGTACGCATAGCTTCCAGAGCGACAAATTAGCAACTTGACAATATCGGGATGGATTGGTTAGGCGGTACTCTCAGACTGAGCTACGCCGTGCCAGAGCCCAACCCTTGAGAAGTGCAGCTAGCCAGGCTGTCCACTCATCCGCACCCTGCGGTTGCAGATAGAAACAATACCAGTTGCATAATGTAAAGATCATGAGCACTATGAACTGCGTAAGTGCTTATCGATTTTCTATCTGAGTTCTAAATTGTGAGGTATAGTGCTGGCAGCCTGTCCACACGCACCTCTCAGAAGGATGACTACAGCACGGATGGTTCTCGTTCTCACATAATATTCTCTTTGATATTTGTCAACCGGCCTAACTTAGTTGGCCTGCTTCAGTTGGTCTACTTCTCAATTCTTGGTCAAAGGTAGCACTGGGTCGCGCAGCATGTCGTTAAAGCAGGGATTTAGTAGAAAATTGGCGCTTGCCTTTAGCGATGACAATTTTCTCAGCGTCATTAAGAAGATAGAGGGCTTTGTCTCTAAAGTTCTCTCCCTTGCGATGATTGCTGTGATTCTAGTTGCGATTTTTGACTTGATCTTATTGTTAGGTCAGGAACTATTTTCGCCCCCCTTAGGCTTCTTTAACCGCACTTTAATCGAGGTCTTCGGGCTTTTTCTGAATGTCCTAATTGCTCTTGAAATCTTAGAAAATATCACGGCCTATCTTCGTAAGCACGTCGTCCAGGTTGAACTCGTGGTTGTGACTTCTCTAACCGCAGTTGCGCGTAAGATTATCATTTTCGATTTCAGCAAAGCGACGGGAATCGACTTGATAGGTCTAGCGGTAGCGATTCTATCGCTTGCCGTCAGCTATTGGCTGCTACGCCGAACCAACGATAGGCATCAGGCCCACTAGAGGGACAATTCAGCTATTCGTGTGTGGCAGTTCAGTTGGGACTGGAATGCAGGCGACTTCGTCCCGACCTATGGCATCCTGAAATCCGTGCGCTCATTTCCCTGCCAGTTAACTTTATGGCCTCCTTGCCGTTCCTCGCTGCCCGTCGCCGTTTTCTCGTAAGTCTGTTGTGCTGTACCATTGCGCTGGCTGGATGCCGCTCCGGCTCAGCGGGTCAGCCCGGTAGCACCGGCAAGGCTGAGGTTGAATTTTGGACGATGCAACTCAAGCCAGATCTGGATCCCTACATGACTAAGGTGATTCAGGAGTTTGAAGCTCAAAATCCCAACGTTGAGGTCCGTTGGGTTGACG
This region includes:
- a CDS encoding DUF4351 domain-containing protein, with translation MAQLEDLAEPLLDFADATDLVNWLQTAQAQESG
- a CDS encoding ATP-binding protein, which produces MRTSEQIQAEIKARSGFVPPFFEPAFQNPEVLENLWQQTLFAYLNNPLPALFKEKLFAYLSRYCTVPYCVVCHSCVLRPLSMKAQEVLALLEAPPPTETDIEQHLQVLECKSDILSLWPAANSELEASLLACAIWIWLEREEAERCRRELGRLLGSLNYQHLVVFITYVKMCHGWVEAHPQLVYEADQRVKDHLGALVADEPGLAEFFAHYQERVRRELQSRAERRAELAERRRNEALLLAANQQITDILESITDAFFALDDEWRFTYLNPQAEQLLQRSQNELMGKNIWETFPEAMGLSVYQQYERVVSQRISVAFEEFYTPLNRWFEVHAYPARQGLSVYFQDITQRKQAEQALHSNVAELRKLNQLKDDFLSTVSHELRTPITNMRMAIEMLKATLERKGSASSGTDQTEVDKHKVSRYLEVLQDECKREINLINTLLDLQRLESDSEPLVLAPIQLQNWLRQIIFPFEERVQKRQQALLVDLPDHLPPLICDSSSLERILTELLNNACKYTPPGERITLRVRLSSSNIQIQVINSGVEIPASELGHIWEKFYRVPSTDPWRQGGTGLGLALVQKLVHRLNGSIRVRSSASQTCFTLELPLSAR
- a CDS encoding cysteine hydrolase gives rise to the protein MSQLKRPASETTPLSTNGTQKLATPLPELHPQWQSLDLAAILAEPTAFLSISQNNSLYSPKGAQAREKQWERPSLENTIKVAEAARSADAKFFWIGYDVFRQSYPKTVFDEAQYRTWYEPYRDWSEEQKRWDGELVDELKSLKRPDDVEFFETAHQSSFIGTTLPLYLSRWGIRNLLITGIHLDWCIEGNARAARDHGFLPIVIGDACACQNQEDEPAALRRINTFFAPVISAETAVELLGRSVELRTANRRLASAAH
- a CDS encoding SfnB family sulfur acquisition oxidoreductase, whose product is MTTLVNIGVEPKAHVVQSDEEAITIARELAAEFLKGDSERDRTRRLPLEEVKKFSQSGLWGIIVPKEYGGAGVSNATLAEMIKIVSEADPSLGQIPQNHLYMVEAIRLDGTEEQKRFFFDLVLQGKRFGNAFSEIGTKSVTDVQTKLTRSSDGYVLNGRKYYSAGALLAHWIPTIAADEEGRTVVAFIERDAEGLTLLDDWTSFGQRTTASGTTILENVKVKPDHVIPHYLAFERATPMGAVAQIIQAAVDVGIAKAALRDTLYFVRNYTRPWVDSNQEHGYEDPLTLYNLGNIVIQVHAAEGLLRRAGEFIDLAYAPGLEEAKVVEASIAVAEAKALATEAALLATNKLFELAGTKSTLQEYNYDRHWRNARAHTLHDPVRWKYYAVGNYFLNGVNPPRHPWL
- the sfnG gene encoding dimethylsulfone monooxygenase SfnG translates to MVDVKFAYWVPNVSGGLVVSKIPQNTDWTYDYNTWLAQTAEEVGFDYALAQARFIASYGAEYQLEALTTVAALASVTKKLKLIAAVHPGLWHPGVVAKMGATIDYISKGRFALNVVSGWFKGEFTIYGEPWLDHDERYRRSEEFIRVLKGLWTEDEFHFKGDFYRINGGWVKPRPVNQNPHPEIFQGGNSKAARRMAGRVSDWYFMNGNTIDGVREQVAEVSALAREEGRQIKFGLNAFVLVRDTEQEAHEVLREIIAKADKEAVEGFGEAVKQAGSSTREKVGMWANSNFEDLVQYNDGFRSGLIGTKEQVAERIQKFHEAGVDLILGGFLHYSDDLSAFGRDVIPLVRQLESRRRPAEELVSV
- a CDS encoding ankyrin repeat domain-containing protein, giving the protein MKLVAPVLWLVASLGATTVAAAGVPSYRSALLSRLGFQADPSLCQDAAGMGNYLSVGGNPNSSIQVGIGTAAGKMSLLQCAKPEVAKLLLARSDLDIYTALFEAISTYNNQANVEKLLKRGADVNHQFPDGKTPLHLVSTIGIGQLLVTNGAEINALDQEGQTPLHTAAAYSTNRNIVKLLLAKGATVNARDRQGKTPLHLATSSPQNTETVRLLLANGAEATAKDKEGNTPLHGAFRQDIIALLLDKGADAQARRRDGRTPLSLAAQYAYPNAVELLLSQGADVNAQDAYGMTLLHWAARAPNPGVIKLLLDKGANINAQDKKGRTPLHTAAVASPYNTQEALELLVKNGANLQARDKEGNTPARLARKANFSEIVKFLKNHGAPE
- a CDS encoding phosphate-starvation-inducible PsiE family protein → MSLKQGFSRKLALAFSDDNFLSVIKKIEGFVSKVLSLAMIAVILVAIFDLILLLGQELFSPPLGFFNRTLIEVFGLFLNVLIALEILENITAYLRKHVVQVELVVVTSLTAVARKIIIFDFSKATGIDLIGLAVAILSLAVSYWLLRRTNDRHQAH